The window GGAACGCCCCGGAAGCGGCTGCCATTCGCCGCCGATCCGCCGCTCGAAGCCATAGCCCGAAGGCGCGAAATTGACCGAGACGCTGCGCCCCTCGATCACGGCGACGTCGCGCGCGGCGGCGAGCCGCGCGGCGAGCCGGTCGGCTTCGCTCCGAACGGTCCGTTCCTCGCCCGGGATGGTTAGCACGACCGCGGTCGCGGCAAGCGCCATGATCGCGAGCACGACCATCAGCTCGACGAGGGTGAAGCCGTTCGCCCGGGACGCGCGCGCCCTAGCCTTCTCCACCGTGGATATCCGCATTGTCGTCGGTGCCGCCGGGCGCCCCGTCGGCGCCAAGCGACCAGATGTCGAACGCCGCGCCATTGGGTCCGGGCGCCTGGTAATTATAGGGACGACCCCACGGGTCCTGGGGCAATTGCTTGATATAGCCGCCGCGACGATAGCGCTCGGGCTGCGCCAGCGCGGGCGGCGCGACCTTCAGCGCATTGAGCCCGTCGCCCGATGCGGGATAGCTGAGGTTATCGAGGCGATATTGTTCGAGCGCGGTTTCCAGCGTCGCGATATCGGCCTTGGCCTTGGTCACCATCGCTCGGTCCTGGCTGGGCAGCACGTTGATCATCACCACCGTGGCGAGCAGCCCGATGATGAAGATGACGACCATCAATTCGGTCAGGGTGAAGCCGCGCTCGTCCTTCTTGCGGCGCTGCTCAGGCAGCGGCCGGGCGGGATCGAGCATCAGGCGAATGAAAAGCTGCATGAGCGACATTATTATAATCCGGCAAGGTTCTGCAACTGGAGGATCGGCAGCAGGATGGCGAGGATGATGAGGGCGACGCACGACCCCATAACGACAATTATGACAGGTTCGAGAAGCGCCATCGAGGCGGCGGTAAAACGGTCGAATTCGCGTTCGAGATAGTCGGCGGCGCGCTCGAGCATCTGCTCGAGCCGCCCGGCGCTTTCGCCGCTGGCAGTCATATAGACGAGCAAGGGCGGGAACACCCCGGCGTCGCGCAGCGCGGCCGACAGACCGCCGCCGGCGCGCACCTGGTCGACGATCGTCGCGGTCGCGCCCGCCAGCGCGGCGTTGCGGATCGTCGGCACGGTCAGGCGTAGCCCCTCGACGAGCGGCAGGCGGCTCGACACCATCGTCGACAGGGTACGCGCGAAGCGCGCGGCATGGAGATCGCGGAGCAGGCGGCCGAGGAGCGGCAGACGCAGCAGCCGCGCATCGATCCGGGCCTTGAACGCCGGGCGGCGCATCGCGGTCACCCAGCCGAAGACCGCGGCGGCGAACAGCAGCGCGACCAGCCACCACCAGTTGGCGGCGAAGCTGGAAATGGCGATCACCGCGCGGGTGAGGAACGGCAGTTGCTGGCCGGAGTCGGTGAATTGTTCGACCACGCGCGGGACGACGAAGATCATCAGCGCCGCAACGACGCCGATCGCGACGAAGGCGAGCACGATCGGATAGGCAAGCGCGGCGATCAGCTTGCCGCGCACCTCAGCCTGGCGTTCGAGCAGGTCGGCAAGCCGCGCAAGGATCGTCGTCAGGCTGCCGGTGGTTTCGCCCGCGGCGACCATCGCGCGGTAAAGCGGCGGAAAACTGCCCGGCTGGCGCGCCATCGCATCGGCGAGGCGGCGGCCTTCGAGCAGGCCGGCGTGGACGTCGCCGACAACGACCCGTGCACTCTCGGCCTCGCTCTGGCGGGTCAGCGTGCGCAGCGCTTCCTCGAGCGGCGCGACCTCGGCGAGCGTCGCGAGCTGGCGGGTGAAAAGCGCGAGTTCCTTGGCTGACAATTTGGTGCGGCGAAACGCGAACAGCGACCGGCCCGCCGCGGGTTTCGATCCCGCCGCCTCGACCGCGACGATATGAAATTTCCGCCGGACGAGATCGGCGCGCGCGGCGTCGTCGTTGGCGGCCGTCAGCCGCCCCTTGCGCTCGCGGCCCTGCGGATCGATCGCCACATAGCGATAATCAGGCATCGATTTCCTCGCGCCGCGCGACGCGGATCGCTTCCTCGGCGGTGGTCAGTCCCTTGGCGACCATCACGCGCGCCGCCGAGGCGAGCGTCGGCGATTTGAGGAAGGCGTGCTTGACGATCATCGCCTCGTCGCCGCCGTTATAGATATAGCGGCGGACGGTCTCGTCGACCTTGATCGCCTCGAACACCCCGATCCGGCCCTTGTAGCCGGTGCCGCCGCAATGGTCGCAACCCTTGGGTCGCCAGATGACGGTGCCGATGTCGAGTCCGAGCATCGCGGCGATGCTGTTGTCGGCCTGCACCGGTTCGCGGCAATTTTCACAAAGTTTGCGCACAAGTCGCTGGGCGATGACCGCACGAAGCGTCGATGCCAGTAGAAAAGGCTCTACTTTCAAATCCTTGAGACGCGTTATGGCGCCGACAGCGTCGTTGGTGTGGACCGTCGAAAGGACGAGGTGACCGGTGAGCGAGGCCTGCACCGCGATATCGGCGGTCTCGCGATCGCGGATTTCGCCGACCATCACGACATCGGGATCCTGGCGCAGGATCGCGCGGAGGCCGGCCGCAAAATCGAGCCCGACCTTGGCGTTCACTTGCGTCTGGCCGACGCCGTCGACGGCATATTCGACCGGGTCCTCGACGGTCAGAATGTTACGCTGGCCATCGTTGAGCTGTTTCAGCGCGGCATAGAGCGTCGTTGTCTTGCCCGACCCCGTCGGGCCGGTGACGAGGATGATGCCATTGGGTTCGGCCAGCGCCTCGCGCAGGATCTGGTCGGCGGCACCCGACAGGCCGAGGACGTCGAAATCGATGCCCGCCGCGTCCTTGTCGAGGATACGCATTACGACACGTTCGCCGGCACGGCTGGGCAGCGTCGAGACGCGGACGTCGACCGCCTTGCCCGCCAGCGTCAGCCCGATGCGGCCGTCCTGCGGAATGCGGCGCTCGGCGATGTCCAGGCGCGCCATCACCTTGATGCGGCTGACGACGACGGGGGCGACATGCGGCGGCATGCGCAGATGCTCGCGCAGCACGCCGTCGGTGCGCATGCGCACGACGAGCCCGCTTTCATAGGGTTCGATATGGATGTCGCTGACACCCTGGCGTACCGCTTCGGCGATGATCGCGTTGATCAGGCGGATCGCGGGGGCGTCGTCGGCGCTGTCAAGGAGATCCTCGGCGCTCGGCAGGCTGAAATCCATGTCGCTGCCGTCGAGCGAACCCGCCATCGCCGCCGCCGAGGCATCGACGGCATAATGGTCCGACAGCAGCCGGTCGAAATCGGCGGCGTTGATGGTGGCGACGCGTAGCGGCTGCGCGAGGTGGCGTTTCACCTCGATCAACACCGCAGGGTCGGCGCCTTCGCGCAGGGTCGCAAGCCAGACGCCGCCCTCCCCCGGCGCAATGACGACACCGTGGGTGCGGGCAAAGGCATAGGGAATGTCAACCGGCGCCGGGGGCGCGGCGATCGGCGCGTCTTCGGTCACGGATAATCTCCCGGCGGCGGGGCGGGGGCGTTCGAGATCGAGGGCGGCACATCGGTCGTCGTGACGCTGCCGTCCGGGCCGCGCAGCGCCGGCAGGTCGACCGGGCCGACGGTGATGTCGGTCGCGGTCGGCGGCGACGGCGGCGTCGCCCCCATATAGTCACGGACCAGCGTGTCGAGCGCGGGTTCCTCGTCGGGATTGCGGCGCAGCTGGGTGTCGCGAATATAGCCATAGCGGCGCGCGGTGAGCGCGGCGTTGTCCTCGCGGTTGCGCAGGATCGTCGGGCGGATGAAGACCATCAGGTTCGTCTTCGAGCGCGAGCGACTGCGCGATTTGAACAATTCGCCGATCAGCGGAATGTCGCTGAGCAACGGAATCCGCTCGATCGTCTTGCGTTCGTCGTCGTTGAGCAGCCCGCCGATCGCGAGGATTTCGCCGTCGTCGACGGTCAGCACCGTTTCGAACGAGCGCTTGTTGATGATCAGGTCGCCGTTGCGCGACGAGACGGGTCCCGCGACGCTCGACACTTCCTGACGCAGGAAGAGTTTGACCTCTCCGGCGCCGTTTACCTGCGGCGTGACGTCGAGCTTGATGCCGACCTCCTCACGCTGGACGGTGCGAAAGGCGTTGTCGAAATTGTCGCTGAGCGCTTCGCCCGTCGTGATAGGGACTTCCTGGCCGACGAGGAATTTCGCCGCCTGATTGTCGAGCGTGACGATATGCGGGGTGGCGAGCAGGTTCGACGTCGTGTCGGACTTCACCGCGTTGATGATCGCCCCGAACACCGTATTCTTGCCGATGTCGCCGGCGAAGCCCGCGAACCCGCCCGTCGCGGTGAGCAGCGATGCCGCCGCCGCTTCCTGCAGGGTGTTTCCGAACGAGCTGCCGGTCGTGGTGACGGTGGTGGTGCCGTTCACCGTCGTCGTGTCCTGCGACAACTGGTTGGCGGCATAGGCGCCGCCGAGCGTCAGAATGTTGGGCGAAGCGTTGCCGTAGCTGGTCGCAACAAAGGGAATATTCTTGCCGCCGAGCAGGAACTGGACGCCGAGCTGTTTCGCCGCATCGTCGCCGATCTCGACCACGATCGCCTCGACCAGCACCTGCGGCCGGCGGCTGTCGAGCTGACGGATCAGTTCGCCGAGCATGCGCTGGACGTCGGGGTTAGCGGCGACGATGATCGCGTTGGCGCCTTCGTAGCGGG is drawn from Sphingopyxis sp. OPL5 and contains these coding sequences:
- the gspG gene encoding type II secretion system major pseudopilin GspG, giving the protein MQLFIRLMLDPARPLPEQRRKKDERGFTLTELMVVIFIIGLLATVVMINVLPSQDRAMVTKAKADIATLETALEQYRLDNLSYPASGDGLNALKVAPPALAQPERYRRGGYIKQLPQDPWGRPYNYQAPGPNGAAFDIWSLGADGAPGGTDDNADIHGGEG
- a CDS encoding GspE/PulE family protein, with translation MTEDAPIAAPPAPVDIPYAFARTHGVVIAPGEGGVWLATLREGADPAVLIEVKRHLAQPLRVATINAADFDRLLSDHYAVDASAAAMAGSLDGSDMDFSLPSAEDLLDSADDAPAIRLINAIIAEAVRQGVSDIHIEPYESGLVVRMRTDGVLREHLRMPPHVAPVVVSRIKVMARLDIAERRIPQDGRIGLTLAGKAVDVRVSTLPSRAGERVVMRILDKDAAGIDFDVLGLSGAADQILREALAEPNGIILVTGPTGSGKTTTLYAALKQLNDGQRNILTVEDPVEYAVDGVGQTQVNAKVGLDFAAGLRAILRQDPDVVMVGEIRDRETADIAVQASLTGHLVLSTVHTNDAVGAITRLKDLKVEPFLLASTLRAVIAQRLVRKLCENCREPVQADNSIAAMLGLDIGTVIWRPKGCDHCGGTGYKGRIGVFEAIKVDETVRRYIYNGGDEAMIVKHAFLKSPTLASAARVMVAKGLTTAEEAIRVARREEIDA
- the gspF gene encoding type II secretion system inner membrane protein GspF, producing the protein MPDYRYVAIDPQGRERKGRLTAANDDAARADLVRRKFHIVAVEAAGSKPAAGRSLFAFRRTKLSAKELALFTRQLATLAEVAPLEEALRTLTRQSEAESARVVVGDVHAGLLEGRRLADAMARQPGSFPPLYRAMVAAGETTGSLTTILARLADLLERQAEVRGKLIAALAYPIVLAFVAIGVVAALMIFVVPRVVEQFTDSGQQLPFLTRAVIAISSFAANWWWLVALLFAAAVFGWVTAMRRPAFKARIDARLLRLPLLGRLLRDLHAARFARTLSTMVSSRLPLVEGLRLTVPTIRNAALAGATATIVDQVRAGGGLSAALRDAGVFPPLLVYMTASGESAGRLEQMLERAADYLEREFDRFTAASMALLEPVIIVVMGSCVALIILAILLPILQLQNLAGL
- a CDS encoding GspH/FimT family pseudopilin, producing the protein MEKARARASRANGFTLVELMVVLAIMALAATAVVLTIPGEERTVRSEADRLAARLAAARDVAVIEGRSVSVNFAPSGYGFERRIGGEWQPLPGRSFEQRNWPSDVRFAAGNGQGAARILFDRVGTSPTPQAIVLSGGDAREVVRVSATGEVSRGE
- the gspD gene encoding type II secretion system secretin GspD, whose translation is MRLKLSLMLAAALVSATPTAALAQYTLNVRDADIRAFIQDAARITGRTFVIDGRVNGKVSVVTDRPLSRSEYFEIFLATLRSNSLVAVSGPNGSYRIQPIDGAASQPGRIGSDRAAQNQFVTEIIRLRHIDAVAAVETLRPLVSPQGSLTANRNANSLVVADFADNIRRIRALASSIDRDSTTSQIVTLKNAGAREIAAALQALAPAAGEGAQAPVAIVPIDSSNAIALRGDQALVARFVQMANDLDQKAAGGTELRVYWLDHANAETLLPTIQQLIGGGSDPAQKAGLPAASSSSSSGGNGASTAAPAPAAAPVSTGGGGSGSIATRGPAIVTRYEGANAIIVAANPDVQRMLGELIRQLDSRRPQVLVEAIVVEIGDDAAKQLGVQFLLGGKNIPFVATSYGNASPNILTLGGAYAANQLSQDTTTVNGTTTVTTTGSSFGNTLQEAAAASLLTATGGFAGFAGDIGKNTVFGAIINAVKSDTTSNLLATPHIVTLDNQAAKFLVGQEVPITTGEALSDNFDNAFRTVQREEVGIKLDVTPQVNGAGEVKLFLRQEVSSVAGPVSSRNGDLIINKRSFETVLTVDDGEILAIGGLLNDDERKTIERIPLLSDIPLIGELFKSRSRSRSKTNLMVFIRPTILRNREDNAALTARRYGYIRDTQLRRNPDEEPALDTLVRDYMGATPPSPPTATDITVGPVDLPALRGPDGSVTTTDVPPSISNAPAPPPGDYP